One genomic window of Paramormyrops kingsleyae isolate MSU_618 chromosome 20, PKINGS_0.4, whole genome shotgun sequence includes the following:
- the cgasa gene encoding cyclic GMP-AMP synthase, translated as MPTKGFVRKNRGRTPARAGEDSGVSKGNGTNSPIEDEGASSAPPRSPRGRHKQSNSVRDPCEKNCLEKSPSPLSKTTGCASKSRAAETDVHQVLSTTLGKLRIRKTTRSESTAVINTIVENIIKYFKNRTDCFNQVTSLRTGSYYENVKVGQPDEFDVILAIRVPSVDLRPFGDDGAFYSVAVKNTRRHLLTDFLQGDGIVSASEMLAKFRAHVKNALKSTAMTDVQVERKKKGSPAVTLLVKENGLQISLDVVLGLEVHSAWPSFTKTGFLIEKWLGTKVKKDFRFKPFYLVPKYEGNGSDALDGIYAKDAWRISFSHVEKDILKYHGSAKTCCEAEGTKCCRRECLKLLKHLLEKLKEKYPKDLSKFCSYHAKTMLFHACVKHVYDSDWKMEQLDLCFLRLLEDFQNRLRGGFLPNFFIPTHNVLGSKCNRRSCELLAEYIDFEKINMFPIFLE; from the exons ATGCCAACCAAAGGATTTGTGCGTAAAAATCGTGGACGCACTCCAGCCCGGGCAGGTGAAGACAGCGGGGTTTCAAAGGGAAACGGTACAAACAGTCCGATCGAGGACGAAGGAGCGAGTTCCGCTCCACCTCGCTCGCCTCGTGGTCGCCACAAACAATCGAACAGTGTCCGAGATCCCTGTGAGAAGAATTGCTTGGAAAAATCTCCTTCTCCACTTTCGAAGACAACGGGTTGCGCATCGAAGAGCCGTGCTGCCGAGACTGATGTACACCAGGTGCTTTCAACGACACTGGGCAAGCTGAGGATTCGCAAAACTACCCGATCGGAATCTACCGCCGTTATTAACACCATCGTGGAAAACATAatcaaatactttaaaaatcgAACCGATTGCTTCAACCAAGTTACAAGTTTGCGCACTGGAAGCTACTACGAGAATGTGAAA GTCGGCCAGCCTGACGAGTTTGACGTGATTCTGGCCATCCGGGTGCCAAGCGTGGACCTCCGTCCGTTCGGCGACGATGGCGCCTTCTACAGCGTGGCGGTGAAGAATACGCGAAGGCACCTTCTCACTGACTTTTTGCAGGGGGACGGGATCGTGTCTGCTAGTGAAATGCTGGCTAAATTCAGGGCTCACGTGAAAAATGCCCTGAAGAGTACCGCAATGACAG ATGTGCAAGTAGAGAGAAAGAAGAAGGGAAGCCCAGCGGTGACCCTCCTGGTGAAGGAGAATGGTCTACAGATCAGTCTGGATGTCGTGCTTGGCCTGGAGGTCCATTCCGCCTGGCCGTCTTTCACTAAGACTGGCTTCCTGATCGAGAAATGGCTCGGTACCAAGGTGAAGAAGGATTTCAGATTCAAACCTTTCTACCTGGTGCCAAAATATGAAGGGAATGGGAGTGATGCCCTGGATGGAATCTATGCCAAAG ATGCCTGGCGAATCTCCTTTTCCCATGTGGAGAAGGACATTTTGAAGTACCACGGCTCTGCGAAGACCTGCTGTGAAGCTGAGGGTACGAAGTGCTGCAG AAGAGAGTGTCTGAAACTTCTGAAGCACCTGTTGGAGAAGCTGAAGGAGAAGTACCCGAAGGATCTTTCCAAGTTCTGCTCCTACCACGCTAAGACCATGCTGTTCCACGCCTGCGTGAAGCATGTGTATGATAGCGACTGGAAGATGGAGCAGTTGGACTTGTGTTTCCTGCGACTCCTGGAGGACTTTCAGAATCGGCTTCGAGGTGGTTTCCTGCCAAACTTCTTCATCCCCACGCACAATGTTTTGGGTTCAAAGTGTAACCGCAGAAGCTGTGAACTTTTGGCAGAGTATATAGATTTTGAAAAGATCAATATGTTTCCGATATTTTTAGAATGA